A region of Leclercia adecarboxylata DNA encodes the following proteins:
- a CDS encoding type II toxin-antitoxin system HipA family toxin translates to MRAQRLTVAMNGNVVGTLHRDGSGAMSFEYAPGWLAEPGARAISLSLPLQHGWIRGKQVFNFFSNLLPDSEAIIARMQARFQVETAHPFDLLASVGRDCVGAIQLYPPGLEIPSVTDIVAEPLDDAQIAALLEGYQMAPLGMSEEEADFRISLAGAQEKTALLWYQDRWQRPQGSTPTSHIFKLPIGRIEQNNIDLSESCENEWLCLRIAKAFGFPVAQAEMATFSGKKVLIIERFDRRWARSGWLMRLPQEDFCQALGVSPALKYESHGGPGIADAMKLLLGSRLAGQDREMFFKAQILFWMLAAIDGHGKNFSLFIEADSSFRMTPLYDVISAFPLFEAGSIPAKKAKMAMALQGKNRQYQLAMIQPRHFISTAAHAGYSQESALKLMKEMASRTDDVIATVTADLPADFPEQISGAIFRGLASQAAKIGRME, encoded by the coding sequence ATGCGCGCACAACGTCTGACGGTTGCCATGAACGGCAACGTGGTGGGCACGCTGCATCGTGATGGCAGCGGTGCGATGTCCTTTGAGTATGCCCCCGGGTGGCTGGCAGAGCCGGGCGCGCGTGCTATCTCGCTGTCTCTGCCGCTACAGCATGGCTGGATACGCGGAAAGCAGGTCTTCAATTTTTTCAGTAACCTGTTGCCCGATTCAGAGGCAATTATTGCCCGCATGCAGGCCCGCTTTCAGGTCGAAACGGCGCATCCCTTTGATCTGCTTGCCAGCGTCGGACGGGACTGCGTCGGTGCCATTCAGCTCTATCCACCGGGGCTGGAGATTCCGTCGGTGACGGATATTGTCGCCGAACCGCTGGATGATGCGCAGATTGCGGCGTTGCTTGAGGGCTACCAGATGGCGCCGCTCGGCATGAGCGAAGAGGAGGCCGATTTCCGCATCTCGCTGGCCGGCGCGCAGGAGAAAACAGCGCTGCTGTGGTATCAGGATCGCTGGCAGCGGCCCCAGGGCAGTACCCCAACCAGCCATATTTTCAAGCTGCCGATCGGCAGGATAGAGCAGAACAATATCGATCTGAGCGAGAGCTGTGAAAACGAGTGGCTCTGCCTGCGGATAGCGAAAGCCTTTGGATTCCCCGTTGCACAGGCCGAAATGGCGACCTTTAGTGGCAAAAAGGTGCTGATTATTGAGCGCTTCGATCGCCGCTGGGCCCGCAGCGGCTGGTTGATGCGTCTGCCGCAGGAGGATTTTTGTCAGGCGCTGGGCGTCTCTCCGGCACTGAAATATGAATCCCACGGCGGTCCCGGCATCGCCGACGCCATGAAGCTGCTGCTCGGCTCCCGCCTTGCCGGACAGGATCGTGAGATGTTCTTTAAAGCGCAGATCCTGTTCTGGATGCTGGCTGCGATAGATGGTCACGGTAAGAATTTCAGCCTGTTTATCGAAGCGGACTCCTCGTTTCGCATGACCCCTTTATACGATGTGATTTCGGCATTTCCGCTGTTTGAAGCGGGGAGTATCCCGGCCAAAAAAGCGAAGATGGCCATGGCTTTACAAGGCAAAAACCGGCAATACCAACTCGCGATGATCCAGCCGCGCCACTTTATCAGTACCGCTGCGCACGCCGGGTATTCGCAGGAGTCCGCGCTAAAACTGATGAAAGAGATGGCCAGCCGCACCGACGACGTCATAGCGACCGTTACGGCGGACCTGCCTGCGGATTTCCCGGAGCAGATAAGCGGGGCGATTTTCCGCGGTCTGGCAAGCCAGGCGGCAAAAATAGGGCGAATGGAGTAG
- a CDS encoding helix-turn-helix domain-containing protein: MKVTSAGALAQAVRDQRKVNKLTQSETAEQVGIKQTTVSDFENKPESTKLETLFKILSALDLELHVVKRGSSLPDNTSWTQEW, from the coding sequence ATGAAGGTGACATCAGCTGGCGCGCTGGCTCAGGCTGTCAGGGATCAGCGTAAGGTCAATAAGTTAACGCAATCTGAGACGGCTGAACAGGTAGGCATTAAACAAACCACGGTATCGGATTTCGAGAACAAACCGGAATCCACCAAGCTGGAGACGCTGTTTAAAATCCTCTCGGCGCTGGATCTGGAGCTACATGTGGTGAAAAGAGGCTCTTCGCTACCCGATAACACTTCATGGACCCAGGAGTGGTAA
- a CDS encoding NAD(P)-binding protein, with product MPIFRSFWQAGFEGADFVTRAGNTLSMDNATEHDIRHTEDYRALEPFNIATVRESVGWRLVNKSGGYDFTTVAKKMISAKETGVQICWTICHYGFPDDIDFFSEEFVSCFAHLCGSLAAFLRPWYDEPPVYSPINEISFTAWGIAVGLFPTSPPGAGESMQVKRQLVRATIAACDAIWAADPRARILHCDPLIHLISPDSDPASIEQTEALRTAQFQAWDMLTGRHEPELGGHPRYLDLLGANYYHDNQWIMGNNQRLPWHLGDHRRRRLHEMLQETWERYQRPILLAETSHVGSGRGAWIKDIASEVAQAQLAGVELVGICLYPIIDRPDWENSTLWHHSGLWDLSPEKERQLNAVYARALKQTQSRLEHFQHLTGVITCTSTEVSGMEKIYVFSHLRWDFVFQRPQHLLTRLAEHYQIIFIEEPLWSAGKAELKMTQPAPNVTVIQPHTPSTEPGFHDEQIAWLETLLSEIRDEDETPVVWFYTPMALPLLKVFTPAVVVYDCMDELAAFEKAPRQLLQRESALLTRADIVFTGGPSLYAAREGRHPNIHCFASSVDAVHFEQALDRTNHHPLQDDIPHPRLGYYGVIDERMDLGLIATLADAHPEWQIVMVGPVVKIDPSTLPQRSNIHYPGMQPYQALPHFLAGWDVCLMPFALNESTRFISPTKVLEYMAAQLPVVSTAIADVEKPYGHVVAVARDHAAFVVACEQALALSEEERASQREIMQEIVASTSWDKTVQNMHELIEQAFARHQARSTVAAEAASDDLSSPPVLRLIPPARSGAEAERCLILGAGPTGLSAAYHFGEGATLLERNETVGGLCRSVQDNGFTFDYAGHIMFSADEEVLALYNILLGDNIHWQIREAWVYTDGVYTRYPFQGSLYGLPAPVIKECILGAIEARYGTGSEVKSMAPTCSNSARHHHDCCADGAVPDYTSTGQQTPPEGSFEAFIYETWGKGIARHFAIPYNKKLWTVPLSEMETSWLGGRVPLPDLDQIIEGALGETAKPMGPNARFGYPLKGGFQALMSGFVPHIKGRIETGAEVSKIYVNQHIVVLSDGRQYRYEQMISTLVLPELIRLMGDEVPPDVRKAAKGLRHVSVRCVNLGINRDNLTDKHWIYYAGKTVFHRIFVQGNASPFCSPAGACGLTCEISYSPDKPLPADGQALIDRCIQECIDVGIISHNDEIVTTNQIDIPYAYVIYDQQRKENVETIRKWLLLHGITLAGRYSEWEYYNSDHAFIAGKVAVEKVRQSAYRHSVS from the coding sequence ATGCCGATATTCAGGTCGTTCTGGCAGGCAGGTTTTGAAGGTGCGGATTTTGTTACGCGGGCAGGTAATACCCTTTCGATGGATAACGCAACTGAGCATGACATACGCCATACAGAGGATTACCGCGCGCTAGAACCGTTCAACATTGCAACGGTAAGAGAGAGCGTTGGCTGGCGTCTTGTCAATAAATCAGGCGGTTACGACTTTACTACCGTAGCCAAAAAGATGATTTCGGCAAAAGAAACGGGCGTGCAAATTTGCTGGACGATCTGTCACTACGGCTTTCCTGATGATATCGATTTTTTCTCCGAGGAATTTGTCTCCTGTTTCGCCCATTTATGCGGTTCTCTGGCCGCGTTTCTGCGCCCCTGGTATGACGAGCCGCCCGTCTATTCGCCCATCAATGAGATCTCATTCACAGCCTGGGGCATTGCGGTGGGGCTGTTCCCCACTTCCCCGCCAGGCGCGGGTGAAAGCATGCAGGTCAAACGACAGCTGGTTCGCGCCACAATTGCCGCCTGCGATGCCATATGGGCGGCCGATCCGCGAGCGAGAATTTTACATTGCGACCCGTTAATCCATCTGATTTCGCCGGATAGCGATCCCGCAAGCATTGAGCAAACCGAGGCTTTGCGTACCGCGCAGTTTCAGGCGTGGGACATGCTTACAGGCAGACATGAGCCTGAACTGGGTGGTCATCCCCGCTATCTGGATCTGCTCGGGGCCAATTATTACCACGACAATCAGTGGATTATGGGCAACAACCAGCGCCTGCCGTGGCATCTGGGCGACCATCGCCGACGCCGGTTGCACGAAATGTTGCAGGAGACCTGGGAGCGCTATCAGCGTCCGATTCTGCTTGCCGAAACGAGCCATGTGGGTAGCGGGCGTGGCGCCTGGATTAAGGATATCGCTTCAGAGGTGGCGCAGGCGCAGCTGGCAGGCGTGGAGCTCGTGGGGATTTGCCTTTACCCGATTATTGATCGACCCGACTGGGAGAACAGCACGCTCTGGCACCACTCGGGCTTATGGGATTTGTCGCCAGAAAAAGAGAGGCAGCTTAATGCCGTTTATGCCCGTGCGCTTAAACAAACCCAGTCCCGGCTGGAACACTTTCAACATCTAACTGGCGTCATTACCTGCACCAGTACTGAGGTATCAGGCATGGAAAAAATTTATGTTTTTAGTCACCTGCGCTGGGATTTTGTTTTTCAGCGCCCGCAGCATCTGTTAACGCGGCTTGCTGAGCACTATCAAATTATATTTATCGAAGAGCCGCTCTGGTCAGCGGGTAAAGCGGAGCTGAAGATGACCCAGCCCGCGCCTAACGTGACCGTCATCCAGCCGCATACGCCGTCTACAGAACCTGGTTTTCACGATGAGCAAATCGCCTGGCTGGAAACGCTGCTGTCAGAGATCCGCGATGAAGATGAAACCCCGGTCGTCTGGTTCTACACGCCGATGGCGCTCCCCCTGCTGAAAGTCTTTACCCCGGCCGTCGTGGTGTACGACTGTATGGATGAACTGGCCGCCTTTGAGAAAGCGCCCCGACAGCTTTTGCAGCGTGAATCAGCCCTGCTGACGCGCGCCGATATCGTTTTTACCGGCGGTCCCAGTCTGTATGCCGCAAGGGAAGGTCGCCATCCGAACATTCACTGTTTTGCCAGTAGCGTGGATGCGGTGCATTTTGAACAGGCGCTGGATCGCACGAATCACCATCCGCTGCAGGATGACATTCCCCACCCTCGGCTGGGCTATTACGGCGTGATTGATGAGCGGATGGATCTAGGGCTTATCGCGACGCTCGCGGATGCGCATCCGGAGTGGCAAATCGTGATGGTCGGCCCGGTGGTGAAAATCGACCCGTCGACCCTGCCGCAAAGAAGCAATATTCACTATCCCGGCATGCAGCCTTACCAGGCCCTGCCCCACTTCCTTGCCGGCTGGGACGTCTGCCTGATGCCGTTTGCGCTGAATGAGTCCACGCGCTTTATAAGCCCGACGAAGGTGCTCGAATACATGGCCGCGCAGCTGCCGGTAGTCAGTACCGCCATTGCCGATGTCGAAAAACCTTATGGCCACGTGGTTGCCGTGGCGCGCGATCATGCCGCCTTTGTCGTGGCCTGCGAACAGGCACTGGCGTTATCAGAGGAGGAACGCGCCTCGCAGCGCGAGATCATGCAAGAGATTGTCGCCAGTACCTCCTGGGATAAAACCGTGCAGAATATGCATGAGCTGATTGAACAGGCGTTTGCCCGCCATCAGGCCCGGTCGACAGTCGCAGCGGAGGCCGCCAGCGACGACCTTTCTTCCCCGCCGGTTTTACGGCTGATCCCACCGGCCAGAAGCGGTGCAGAAGCCGAACGCTGTTTAATTCTGGGAGCCGGGCCGACGGGTCTTAGCGCGGCCTACCATTTTGGCGAAGGGGCAACCTTGCTGGAGCGTAATGAAACGGTGGGAGGCCTGTGCCGCTCGGTTCAGGACAACGGATTTACCTTCGACTATGCGGGGCACATTATGTTTTCCGCCGATGAGGAGGTGCTGGCCCTGTACAACATCCTGCTGGGTGACAATATCCACTGGCAGATCCGCGAAGCCTGGGTCTATACCGACGGCGTGTATACCCGCTACCCCTTCCAGGGATCGCTTTACGGCCTGCCCGCGCCGGTGATTAAAGAGTGCATTCTGGGTGCCATCGAGGCGCGATATGGCACGGGTTCTGAGGTGAAAAGCATGGCCCCGACCTGCAGTAATAGCGCCCGTCACCATCATGACTGCTGTGCCGATGGCGCCGTGCCGGACTACACCAGCACAGGCCAGCAGACGCCGCCAGAAGGCAGCTTTGAAGCTTTCATCTATGAAACCTGGGGCAAAGGGATCGCCCGCCATTTTGCTATTCCCTACAACAAAAAATTATGGACGGTGCCGCTCTCGGAAATGGAGACCTCGTGGCTGGGTGGACGCGTCCCCTTGCCGGACCTGGATCAGATTATCGAGGGTGCGCTGGGTGAAACCGCGAAGCCCATGGGGCCCAATGCGCGTTTCGGCTATCCCCTGAAAGGCGGTTTCCAGGCGCTGATGTCCGGGTTTGTGCCGCATATTAAGGGCCGCATCGAGACGGGCGCGGAGGTCAGCAAAATTTACGTTAACCAGCATATCGTAGTGCTCTCTGACGGCAGACAGTATCGCTATGAACAGATGATCAGTACCCTGGTGTTGCCGGAACTTATCCGCCTGATGGGCGACGAAGTGCCCCCGGATGTTCGCAAAGCCGCAAAAGGGCTGCGTCACGTCTCTGTGCGCTGCGTCAACCTGGGGATTAATCGCGATAATCTGACCGATAAACACTGGATCTACTACGCCGGTAAGACGGTATTTCATCGTATTTTTGTGCAGGGCAACGCCAGCCCGTTCTGTAGTCCGGCGGGCGCGTGCGGCCTGACCTGTGAGATCAGCTATTCGCCGGATAAGCCTCTGCCGGCCGACGGCCAGGCGCTGATCGACAGATGCATTCAGGAGTGCATCGACGTGGGGATCATCTCGCATAACGATGAGATCGTCACCACCAATCAAATCGACATCCCTTACGCCTACGTTATCTATGACCAGCAGCGCAAAGAGAACGTCGAAACGATCAGGAAATGGCTGTTGCTGCACGGCATTACCCTTGCCGGACGTTACAGCGAATGGGAGTACTACAATTCAGACCACGCCTTTATCGCCGGAAAAGTGGCGGTGGAGAAGGTCCGGCAGTCTGCGTACCGGCACTCCGTTTCGTAG
- a CDS encoding response regulator transcription factor: MNDRELNLFSQLVWQLGSGQGSNALRQQTLENVCALLQADFAASCIWSPASNTSSHGVSWNIDERAMREHASTWQYIDPITPLLRAKQRPTLVDEVMSARELKKSAFYNEFLKPCGMHHGVNVYFLRDGEDVGDLRIWRAKGAPPFGQRELHLLHLLEPWFARALPKRDKTPLLTAREQEVVDLVCKGLGDKEVARLLNIGFTTVRTHLNHALKKLDCANRTELASRLKH, encoded by the coding sequence TTGAACGATCGCGAGCTGAACCTGTTCTCGCAGCTCGTGTGGCAACTCGGTTCTGGCCAGGGCAGCAATGCCCTGCGCCAGCAGACGCTGGAGAATGTGTGCGCCCTGCTGCAGGCCGACTTTGCGGCGTCGTGCATCTGGTCTCCCGCCTCTAATACGTCCTCCCATGGCGTCAGCTGGAACATAGATGAACGGGCAATGCGGGAACATGCCAGCACCTGGCAGTACATCGACCCTATCACGCCGCTGCTGCGGGCAAAACAGCGTCCCACCCTGGTGGACGAGGTAATGAGTGCGCGCGAGCTTAAAAAGAGCGCCTTTTATAATGAGTTCCTGAAACCCTGCGGCATGCATCACGGGGTGAATGTCTACTTTTTACGTGACGGCGAAGATGTGGGGGATCTGCGCATCTGGCGAGCTAAAGGCGCCCCGCCGTTCGGGCAACGGGAGTTGCACCTTCTGCACTTGCTGGAGCCCTGGTTCGCCAGAGCCTTACCGAAACGGGATAAAACGCCGCTGCTCACCGCCCGGGAGCAGGAGGTGGTTGATCTGGTGTGCAAAGGACTGGGTGATAAAGAGGTTGCCCGGCTGCTGAATATCGGGTTTACCACCGTGCGCACGCATCTCAATCACGCCCTGAAAAAGCTCGACTGCGCCAACCGGACGGAGCTGGCCTCCAGACTTAAGCATTAA
- the iaaH gene encoding indoleacetamide hydrolase, translated as MKTINDLTQLHTLTATDVAQLIQEQKVSSEQLVRACLARIDAQPHLNAFITVNAQQALAQARAWDQHLADGGAPLPLGGVPIAVKDNIHVAGLPNTAGTPALKDFVPTTTAPVIQRLIDAGAIVIGKCNMHELAFGVTGYNAAYHTPDVKGVRNACDASRIAGGSSSGSAVAVAAGMVPVAMGTDTGASVRQPCALNGCVGFRPTTGRYSQSAITPISHTRDTAGPMAHSVADITLLDSLITGAAILPAKPASEIRLGLADYFWQTLDDEVSEEAHVALARLRAAGVTLVAVEMPGLEEANAAVSFPVVMHEGKEDLQAYLEAHNTQVSLEEIVWHIASPDVRAIFEHGIVPGLIPDRDGNPVPLQPLYDRALSEGLPRLLNIYEQTFRENQLDALIFPTSPVVAPLANDEVSSAENFARLIRNVDPGSNARLPGLTLPVGYGATSQLPVGLEIDGLPGSDALILAIGATLEQILAR; from the coding sequence ATGAAAACAATAAACGACCTGACACAACTGCACACCCTTACCGCCACCGACGTGGCACAACTCATTCAGGAACAGAAGGTGTCGAGCGAACAGCTTGTTCGCGCCTGTTTAGCCCGTATAGACGCCCAGCCTCACCTCAACGCCTTTATTACGGTGAACGCGCAGCAGGCGTTAGCGCAGGCCAGAGCCTGGGACCAGCATCTCGCCGACGGCGGCGCGCCGTTGCCTCTCGGCGGTGTTCCCATTGCGGTGAAAGATAATATTCACGTGGCCGGATTGCCCAATACCGCCGGTACACCTGCCCTGAAGGACTTCGTGCCCACGACCACCGCGCCGGTGATCCAACGGCTGATCGACGCGGGGGCCATCGTGATTGGCAAATGCAATATGCACGAGCTGGCCTTTGGCGTAACCGGCTATAACGCGGCGTATCACACGCCGGACGTTAAAGGGGTGCGCAATGCCTGCGACGCCAGCCGGATTGCGGGCGGTTCGTCGTCGGGCAGCGCAGTGGCCGTTGCCGCCGGAATGGTACCGGTAGCGATGGGCACCGATACCGGGGCCTCGGTGCGCCAGCCCTGCGCCCTGAACGGCTGCGTCGGTTTTCGGCCTACCACGGGCCGCTACTCTCAGTCGGCGATCACCCCGATTTCCCACACCCGGGATACCGCAGGCCCGATGGCCCACAGCGTGGCCGATATCACTCTTCTCGACAGCCTGATTACCGGTGCCGCGATATTGCCCGCCAAACCCGCCAGTGAGATCCGCTTAGGGCTGGCGGACTATTTCTGGCAAACGCTGGATGACGAAGTCAGCGAGGAAGCCCACGTCGCGCTCGCCAGGCTGCGCGCCGCCGGGGTGACGCTGGTTGCCGTCGAAATGCCCGGGCTTGAAGAGGCCAACGCCGCCGTCTCGTTTCCGGTGGTGATGCACGAGGGGAAAGAGGATTTACAGGCTTACCTGGAAGCGCATAACACCCAGGTGAGCCTGGAGGAGATTGTCTGGCACATCGCCAGCCCGGACGTACGCGCCATCTTTGAGCACGGCATTGTGCCGGGACTGATCCCCGATCGCGATGGCAACCCTGTTCCACTCCAGCCGCTCTACGACCGGGCACTGTCTGAAGGGCTTCCGCGCCTGCTGAACATCTATGAACAGACGTTCCGGGAGAATCAGCTGGATGCTTTAATCTTCCCGACCTCACCGGTGGTCGCCCCGCTGGCCAATGATGAGGTAAGTTCGGCGGAGAACTTTGCCCGCCTAATCCGCAATGTCGATCCGGGCAGTAACGCCCGCCTGCCGGGGCTGACATTGCCGGTCGGTTATGGCGCCACCAGCCAGCTGCCGGTGGGGCTGGAGATCGACGGCCTGCCGGGCAGCGACGCATTGATTCTGGCTATCGGTGCGACACTGGAGCAGATCCTGGCGCGTTAA
- a CDS encoding cytochrome d ubiquinol oxidase subunit II gives MHEVMGLPILQALSAASLVLSLWIYVLLDGTDLGSGMLCAFQRDEASRHKIVLSLLPIWDGNETWLVLAAGSLFGLFPVAYAIILSALYVPVFTLILALVVRGMAIEYRHYAPHLFDRLLIVGSLLATLAQGVIVGSLIQTIPSDGQQFTGTGWEWFSPFPLFCALTLVVAYCLMGQGWLNWRGTGALAFRARRAIPWLAGVALVLLLGLLFWSMQLQEAWRQHLQNPRVWLPFAGAVAAGSVLLWFSLVRHYDFLPLAAILMLVSSAFGALVFTLYPWIVPTTLTVHQAAAPPETQQFLLISFALLAPVTLLYNTWGFRLFSGKIR, from the coding sequence ATGCATGAAGTTATGGGGTTGCCGATCTTACAGGCGTTGTCGGCAGCGTCTCTGGTGCTAAGCCTGTGGATCTACGTTCTGCTGGACGGAACGGATCTGGGGAGCGGTATGTTATGTGCCTTTCAGCGCGATGAGGCGTCCCGGCATAAGATTGTGCTGTCGCTATTACCCATCTGGGATGGCAATGAAACCTGGCTGGTGCTGGCGGCGGGCAGCCTTTTTGGCCTGTTTCCCGTGGCGTATGCCATTATTCTGAGCGCGTTATATGTGCCGGTGTTTACCCTGATACTGGCGCTTGTCGTGCGCGGGATGGCAATTGAGTATCGTCATTACGCTCCGCACCTGTTCGACAGGCTACTGATAGTCGGGTCGTTGTTAGCCACCCTTGCGCAGGGGGTGATTGTCGGCAGTCTGATCCAGACGATCCCCAGTGATGGTCAACAGTTTACCGGTACCGGATGGGAGTGGTTCAGCCCGTTCCCGCTATTTTGCGCGCTGACGCTGGTGGTTGCGTATTGCCTGATGGGGCAGGGCTGGCTGAACTGGCGGGGGACCGGGGCGCTGGCGTTCCGGGCACGACGGGCGATCCCCTGGCTGGCAGGGGTAGCGCTGGTGTTATTGCTTGGGCTGCTCTTCTGGAGCATGCAGTTACAGGAGGCCTGGCGCCAGCATCTGCAAAACCCCCGGGTGTGGTTGCCGTTTGCGGGGGCAGTGGCGGCAGGCTCCGTTTTATTGTGGTTCAGCCTGGTGCGGCACTATGACTTTTTACCGCTGGCGGCGATCCTCATGCTGGTGAGTTCCGCGTTTGGCGCGCTGGTTTTTACCCTCTATCCGTGGATTGTGCCGACCACGCTAACGGTTCATCAGGCGGCAGCGCCCCCGGAGACGCAACAGTTTCTACTGATAAGCTTTGCGCTGCTGGCCCCGGTGACGCTGCTGTATAACACCTGGGGATTTCGGTTATTTAGCGGCAAGATCCGTTAA
- a CDS encoding cytochrome ubiquinol oxidase subunit I — MSPETALLLARSQFAFTISFHIVLAAFTLGLAQFLMVLEGLWLWRKQQVWLSLWRYWSKVFALNVAVGVVTGVVMEFSFGTNWSSLAGRTGAVLGPMLYMEVLVAFFLEAGFMGVMLFGMNKVRPGIHFMVTCIVALGSFFSAFWILAANSWMQTPDGYLIAADGRFRPVDWWGAIVNPSFPWRMAHMVGAAMLGTACLVAACGAWHLLRDPRHPAARRMFSLAMWALVIMAPLQIVLGDLHGENTRDHQPVKLAAMEGSWDPPPPGHGEPLRLFAIPDMAQHRNHYELAIPDIGSLYLRHNLQGTIHSLNQYPPDELPWVPLVFWAFRIMVGLGLLMLAAGVGGLVVRLRGRLWQTRWLLRLMVLMAPAGFVAMLAGWVVTEAGRQPWTVYGLLRTTESLSPLGPQFVLGSFILVVTLYLVLFALGLWFLLRLLARPPAPDEEGAEPDVARRTGKGEQDA, encoded by the coding sequence ATGAGTCCGGAGACCGCGCTTTTGCTGGCGCGCAGTCAGTTTGCGTTTACCATCAGTTTTCACATCGTGCTGGCGGCGTTCACCCTTGGGCTGGCGCAGTTTCTGATGGTGCTGGAAGGTCTCTGGCTATGGCGTAAGCAGCAGGTCTGGCTCAGCCTCTGGCGCTACTGGAGTAAGGTGTTTGCCCTGAATGTGGCGGTGGGCGTGGTGACCGGGGTAGTGATGGAGTTCTCCTTCGGTACCAACTGGAGCAGTCTTGCTGGCCGCACCGGCGCAGTACTGGGGCCGATGCTGTATATGGAAGTGCTGGTGGCCTTCTTTCTGGAAGCGGGTTTTATGGGAGTAATGCTGTTCGGGATGAACAAGGTGCGTCCGGGCATTCACTTTATGGTGACCTGTATCGTGGCGCTGGGCTCGTTTTTTAGCGCCTTCTGGATCCTTGCCGCTAATTCATGGATGCAGACGCCGGATGGCTATCTGATTGCCGCCGACGGTCGCTTTCGTCCCGTCGACTGGTGGGGGGCGATCGTCAATCCCTCTTTCCCGTGGCGGATGGCGCATATGGTCGGAGCGGCGATGCTGGGTACCGCCTGTCTGGTGGCGGCCTGCGGTGCATGGCATCTGCTGCGCGATCCCCGGCATCCGGCGGCACGGCGTATGTTTTCGCTGGCAATGTGGGCGCTGGTAATAATGGCCCCGCTGCAAATCGTGCTGGGGGATCTGCATGGGGAAAATACCCGGGATCACCAGCCGGTGAAGCTGGCCGCGATGGAGGGAAGCTGGGATCCGCCGCCACCGGGTCATGGCGAACCTTTGCGACTCTTTGCGATCCCTGATATGGCGCAGCACCGTAATCACTATGAGCTGGCGATCCCGGATATCGGCTCTCTTTATCTACGCCATAACCTGCAGGGGACTATCCACAGTCTTAATCAATATCCGCCGGATGAGCTGCCGTGGGTACCGCTGGTGTTCTGGGCGTTTCGTATCATGGTCGGGCTTGGACTGCTGATGCTGGCGGCAGGTGTCGGTGGGCTGGTCGTGCGGCTGCGGGGACGATTATGGCAGACACGCTGGCTTTTGCGTCTGATGGTGCTGATGGCGCCCGCCGGTTTTGTTGCCATGCTGGCCGGGTGGGTGGTTACCGAAGCCGGGCGGCAGCCCTGGACGGTCTACGGCCTGCTACGTACCACAGAGAGCCTCTCTCCTCTGGGACCGCAATTCGTTCTCGGCTCGTTTATCCTGGTCGTCACGCTTTATCTGGTGCTGTTTGCGCTGGGTCTGTGGTTTTTATTGCGTCTGCTCGCCAGACCGCCAGCACCAGACGAAGAGGGGGCAGAACCTGATGTGGCCCGCCGGACGGGCAAAGGGGAACAGGATGCATGA